One Amycolatopsis sp. NBC_00355 genomic window carries:
- a CDS encoding ABC transporter permease yields the protein MTTAAPARPALRHRLAERGIDRVLLLLVPGLLVTACLFLYPFLYGLQLSFAPRQGGVFANYARFFGDPYLRDTIWTTLGIALPATFINVLASIPIAYVLRGRVRGKRLLTTILVVPITLGTVLTAQGLIMYGGQSGWLNKVLTVLGITDEPLPLIHNYTGVLLSLVITGFPFSFLLTLSYLSGIDPSLEKAAATLGANWTQRFRRITLPLLAPGLAITFCLSFVMAFSVFPSAQLVGDPANETRVISIAAYHAAFEEYDYSMGSAVAMIMAVLMLIVIGLVMAWRGTLYRGATGGKG from the coding sequence GTGACGACCGCGGCGCCGGCTCGTCCGGCCCTGCGTCACCGCCTGGCCGAACGGGGCATCGACCGCGTGCTGCTGCTCCTGGTGCCCGGCTTGCTGGTCACCGCGTGCCTGTTCCTGTATCCGTTCCTCTACGGCCTCCAGTTGTCGTTCGCCCCGCGCCAGGGCGGGGTCTTCGCCAATTACGCCAGGTTCTTCGGCGATCCGTACCTGCGCGACACGATCTGGACGACGCTGGGCATCGCGCTGCCCGCGACGTTTATCAACGTCCTCGCCAGCATCCCGATCGCCTACGTGCTGCGCGGCCGCGTGCGCGGCAAACGCCTCCTGACGACGATCCTGGTCGTCCCGATCACGCTCGGCACGGTGCTCACCGCGCAGGGCCTGATCATGTACGGCGGCCAGTCGGGCTGGCTGAACAAGGTGCTCACGGTCCTCGGGATCACCGACGAGCCGCTGCCGCTGATCCACAACTACACGGGCGTGCTCCTGTCGCTGGTCATCACCGGCTTCCCCTTCTCGTTCCTGCTGACGCTGTCCTATCTCTCGGGCATCGACCCCTCCTTGGAGAAGGCGGCCGCGACACTCGGTGCCAACTGGACCCAGCGCTTCCGGCGGATCACGCTGCCCCTGCTCGCACCCGGCCTGGCGATCACCTTCTGCCTCTCGTTCGTGATGGCGTTCTCGGTGTTCCCGTCGGCACAACTCGTCGGCGACCCGGCGAACGAGACCCGCGTCATCTCGATCGCGGCCTACCACGCCGCGTTCGAGGAGTACGACTACTCGATGGGCTCGGCCGTCGCGATGATCATGGCGGTGCTCATGCTGATCGTGATCGGCCTGGTCATGGCGTGGCGCGGCACGCTGTACCGCGGAGCGACCGGAGGCAAGGGATGA
- a CDS encoding ABC transporter ATP-binding protein, whose product MTFEQLRLDGVSRSFGTANALQGLDLAITRGEFVALLGPSGCGKSTALNCLAGLLPLTGGSIWLDDTRIDGRPPEQRGFGMVFQNYALFPHLSVRANVGFGLRMRKVARAEARRRVDEALRLVQLTDHAAKFPAQLSGGQQQRVAIARAVVLEPAVVLMDEPLSNLDAKLRLEMRMEIRRLHQTLGLTTVYVTHDQEEALSLADRLVVLREGAVQQIGTPEEVYAQPVNSYVASFMGYRNLLDLTITSATGLGATNTDPGTAGDVTATNSATAAIATGAANTAANTATANTATATAATATGSSPSGSSATGSSPVGASATRAPVTRSSLAGSSVTVEGDGVRLTGTNRDDLSAGPVKVAIRPEDFVVGEGTENALDVTVEIVEYHGRELSISARLASGLPVYFRTDKRLAPGDPVKIGVPAERVLVFAP is encoded by the coding sequence GTGACGTTCGAGCAGCTGCGGCTGGACGGTGTCTCGCGCAGCTTCGGCACCGCGAACGCCCTGCAGGGCCTGGACCTCGCCATCACCCGTGGCGAGTTCGTGGCCCTGCTGGGCCCGTCCGGCTGCGGCAAGTCGACGGCCCTCAACTGCCTCGCCGGCCTCCTGCCGCTGACCGGGGGCAGCATCTGGCTCGACGACACCCGCATCGACGGCCGGCCGCCGGAGCAACGCGGGTTCGGGATGGTCTTCCAGAACTACGCGCTCTTCCCGCACCTGTCCGTCCGCGCCAACGTCGGCTTCGGCCTCAGGATGCGCAAGGTCGCCCGCGCCGAAGCCCGCCGGCGCGTCGACGAGGCACTCAGGCTCGTCCAGCTCACCGACCACGCGGCGAAGTTCCCCGCCCAGCTCTCCGGCGGGCAGCAGCAACGCGTCGCCATCGCCCGCGCGGTCGTGCTGGAACCGGCGGTCGTCCTGATGGACGAGCCGCTGTCCAACCTGGACGCCAAGCTCCGCCTCGAGATGCGGATGGAGATCCGCCGCCTCCACCAGACGCTCGGCCTCACCACGGTCTACGTCACCCACGACCAGGAAGAGGCGCTTTCGCTGGCCGACCGTCTGGTCGTGCTGCGCGAGGGCGCGGTCCAGCAGATCGGCACCCCCGAGGAGGTCTACGCCCAGCCGGTGAACAGCTACGTCGCCTCCTTCATGGGCTACCGCAACCTCCTGGACCTGACGATCACCAGCGCCACCGGCCTGGGCGCCACCAACACCGACCCCGGCACCGCCGGCGACGTCACCGCCACCAACAGCGCCACCGCTGCGATCGCGACCGGCGCCGCCAACACCGCCGCCAACACCGCCACCGCCAACACCGCCACCGCCACCGCTGCGACCGCGACCGGCTCGTCGCCGAGTGGCTCGTCGGCGACCGGCTCGTCGCCCGTCGGCGCATCGGCCACCCGCGCACCGGTCACCCGCTCGTCGCTTGCCGGCTCGTCGGTCACCGTCGAAGGTGACGGCGTCCGCCTGACCGGCACCAACCGCGACGACCTGTCGGCCGGCCCGGTGAAGGTCGCGATCCGGCCCGAAGACTTCGTCGTGGGCGAAGGCACCGAGAACGCCCTCGACGTCACGGTCGAAATCGTCGAGTACCACGGCCGCGAGCTGTCGATCTCGGCCCGCCTGGCGAGCGGGCTGCCGGTGTACTTCCGCACCGACAAGCGCCTCGCCCCCGGCGACCCGGTGAAGATCGGCGTCCCGGCCGAGCGGGTCCTGGTGTTCGCGCCGTGA
- a CDS encoding extracellular solute-binding protein, protein MQGRSGFRFRRVLLAASLAAGLTACGAPGGDGGQAAAPQAVPDKPSKPVELNILDIAGNLQLTKQMIENFKTAHPEVLAKVTYSTAPAPSMAGKLKAEQDGGVSQTHLVLSGTDGLSAGIANGTLAKVLPDFAGRFPNLMQNYLEPAAKMQDLANGYGVEIVYYPSGPLLEFNPAAAATPPASPQELLDWAKAHPDKFQYAQPSNSGPGRTFLMGLPYLLGDKDPKDPDKGWDKTWAFLQELGKYVKYYPSGTTEAMKNLASGSVDMVMSTTGWDINPRKLGTVPNTVKTAIMQPMHWVTDAQYALIPKGLSADQESAILQLIAWMLKPDQQAIAYDDGYFYPGPAVKDVTLQMAPQKSQDTIKQFGRPEYEQWIAQYPKETSLPAEQQVKAFDKWNQLVGGSKVGKK, encoded by the coding sequence ATGCAGGGTCGCAGCGGCTTCCGATTCCGACGAGTGCTGCTGGCGGCGAGCCTCGCCGCCGGCCTCACGGCGTGCGGCGCCCCGGGAGGCGACGGTGGCCAGGCGGCGGCTCCCCAGGCCGTGCCGGACAAGCCGAGCAAGCCGGTCGAGCTGAACATCCTCGACATCGCGGGCAACCTGCAGCTCACCAAGCAGATGATCGAGAACTTCAAGACCGCGCACCCCGAAGTGCTCGCCAAGGTCACCTACTCGACGGCCCCCGCCCCGAGCATGGCGGGCAAGCTCAAAGCCGAGCAGGACGGCGGCGTCTCCCAGACGCACCTGGTCCTCAGTGGCACCGACGGGCTGTCCGCGGGCATCGCGAACGGCACCCTCGCGAAGGTCCTCCCGGACTTCGCCGGCCGGTTCCCGAACCTGATGCAGAACTACCTCGAGCCCGCGGCCAAGATGCAGGACCTGGCCAACGGCTACGGCGTCGAGATCGTCTACTACCCATCGGGCCCGCTGCTGGAGTTCAACCCGGCCGCGGCCGCCACGCCACCGGCGTCACCGCAGGAGCTGCTCGACTGGGCGAAGGCGCACCCGGACAAGTTCCAGTACGCCCAGCCGTCGAACTCCGGCCCGGGCCGGACGTTCCTGATGGGCCTGCCGTACCTCCTCGGGGACAAGGATCCGAAGGATCCGGACAAGGGCTGGGACAAGACCTGGGCGTTCCTGCAGGAGCTGGGCAAGTACGTGAAGTACTACCCGTCCGGCACCACGGAGGCGATGAAGAACCTCGCCTCCGGCTCGGTCGACATGGTCATGTCGACCACCGGCTGGGACATCAACCCGCGCAAGCTCGGCACGGTGCCGAACACGGTCAAGACCGCGATCATGCAGCCGATGCACTGGGTCACCGACGCCCAGTACGCGCTCATTCCCAAGGGCCTCTCCGCCGACCAGGAGTCGGCGATCCTGCAGCTGATCGCGTGGATGCTCAAGCCCGACCAGCAGGCCATCGCCTACGACGACGGCTACTTCTACCCGGGCCCGGCCGTCAAGGACGTCACTCTCCAGATGGCGCCCCAGAAGAGCCAGGACACGATCAAGCAGTTCGGCCGCCCGGAGTACGAGCAGTGGATCGCCCAGTACCCCAAGGAGACGTCGCTGCCGGCCGAGCAGCAGGTCAAGGCGTTCGACAAGTGGAACCAGCTGGTCGGCGGCTCGAAGGTAGGCAAGAAGTGA
- a CDS encoding dihydrodipicolinate synthase family protein yields the protein MTFEQQRRRLSGVVAIPVTPFDAEGAVDGQTYAKLVDRLVTGGIEVVTPNGNTGEFYALDADEARLCLEVTVEAVAGRASVLAGIGHDVSSATRAAKHARDSGADMIMIHQPVHPYVSGDGWVDYHASIAGAVPELGVVLYVRNPAISGEQLHALGVAAPNVIGVKYAVPDPVRFGSVARDAGFERFVWIAGLAELSAPGYFAVGATGFTSGLVNVDPAISLDMFQALSTGDYPAAMAVWERIRPFEELRAANGNANNVSVVKDALAQLGLCRPDVRPPSRLLTAGERERLFGLLSSWGLS from the coding sequence ATGACGTTCGAGCAGCAGAGGCGGCGGCTTTCCGGGGTGGTGGCCATCCCGGTCACGCCGTTCGACGCCGAAGGCGCTGTCGACGGCCAGACCTACGCGAAGCTCGTGGACCGGCTGGTCACCGGCGGCATCGAGGTCGTGACACCCAACGGGAACACCGGTGAGTTCTACGCACTCGACGCGGACGAGGCCCGGCTTTGCCTCGAGGTCACCGTCGAGGCCGTGGCCGGGCGGGCCAGTGTGCTCGCCGGGATCGGGCACGACGTCTCGTCGGCGACGCGGGCCGCCAAGCACGCGCGGGACTCCGGCGCCGACATGATCATGATCCACCAGCCGGTGCACCCGTACGTCTCCGGTGACGGCTGGGTCGACTACCACGCCTCGATCGCCGGCGCGGTGCCCGAACTCGGCGTGGTGCTCTACGTGCGCAACCCCGCGATCAGCGGTGAACAGCTGCACGCGCTGGGGGTCGCGGCACCGAACGTCATCGGCGTGAAGTACGCGGTGCCCGACCCGGTGCGCTTCGGCTCGGTCGCCCGGGACGCCGGCTTCGAACGGTTCGTGTGGATCGCCGGGCTGGCCGAGCTCTCCGCCCCCGGCTACTTCGCAGTGGGCGCCACCGGGTTCACGTCGGGACTGGTGAACGTCGACCCGGCGATCTCCCTGGACATGTTCCAGGCACTGTCCACAGGGGACTATCCGGCGGCGATGGCCGTCTGGGAACGCATCCGGCCGTTCGAAGAACTCCGTGCGGCCAACGGGAACGCCAACAACGTCAGCGTCGTCAAGGACGCGCTCGCTCAGCTCGGGTTGTGCCGGCCGGACGTGCGGCCGCCCAGCCGCCTGCTGACGGCGGGCGAACGGGAACGGCTCTTCGGCCTGCTCTCGTCGTGGGGACTTTCGTGA